The following are from one region of the Arachis duranensis cultivar V14167 chromosome 10, aradu.V14167.gnm2.J7QH, whole genome shotgun sequence genome:
- the LOC107468777 gene encoding uncharacterized protein LOC107468777 produces the protein MAQFTTRITKAKHPISLLGVTQKQEESTRKYLDRFNDECLTVDGLTDSVASLCLTNGLMNEDFRKHLTTKPMWTMHEIQNVAKDYINDEEVSQVVAANKRQHAATQHGNPPPRHNPPPKENQRDHLRPTNRPPRIGKFSNYTPLTAPITEIYHQIADRGVIPRARPLKERTGGNRALYCDYHRGYGHKTQDCFDLKDALEQAIRDGKLPEFVKIIREPRRADRDKSPEREGRNPRTQKLHPRENPEEDPTIIVNVITGKDVSNKSKLTMKKDLKIMAVRHHDPVTTADSTITFLPEDCQHGTSAEDAPFVISARIGTGLVRRILVDTGVDSNILFRGAFDKLGLRNDNLQTHRHGVTGLGDNFLKPDGSITLPITIGTSNQRKTILSEFVVLKDSTAYNVILGRKTINDFSAVIFTKYLLMKFRTDDGTIGTIHGDREVAAECDNNSLALRKKSRDATGIFLADLDARLDG, from the coding sequence ATGGCCCAATTCACAACCCGAATCACCAAAGCCAAACACCCCATCAGCTTGCTGGGGGTCACGCAGAAGCAAGAAGAATCTACAAGGAAATACCTCGACCGCTTCAACGACGAATGCCTGACGGTCGACGGACTCACGGACTCCGTTGCAAGCCTCTGCCTAACTAACGGGCTCATGAATGAAGATTTTCGCAAACACCTCACTACTAAACCAATGTGGACCATGCACGAAATTCAGAACGTCGCCAAAGACTACATCAACGACGAGGAAGTCAGCCAGGTCGTCGCTGCCAACAAACGGCAGCACGCCGCTACCCAACACGGCAACCCGCCTCCACGTCACAATCCACCACCCAAAGAGAACCAACGAGACCACCTTAGGCCAACCAACCGACCGCCAAGAATAGGAAAATTCTCTAATTACACGCCCCTAACAGCACCAATTACCGAGATATACCACCAAATAGCAGATCGAGGCGTCATCCCCAGAGCCCGACCGCTCAAGGAAAGGACAGGAGGCAACAGAGCCCTCTACTGCGATTACCACCGAGGTTACGGCCACAAAACACAAGATTGTTTTGACCTTAAAGACGCCCTCGAACAGGCCATACGAGACGGCAAACTCCCGGAGTTCGTCAAGATCATCAGAGAACCAAGGCGCGCCGACAGAGACAAGTCGCCAGAAAGAGAAGGGCGCAACCCGAGAACTCAAAAGCTACATCCCAGGGAAAACCCCGAAGAAGACCCGACCATCATAGTAAACGTCATCACAGGCAAGGACgtatcaaataaatcaaaactaaCAATGAAAAAAGACCTCAAGATAATGGCCGTCAGACACCACGACCCAGTCACCACAGCCGACAGCACGATAACTTTCTTGCCGGAGGACTGCCAACACGGCACCTCGGCCGAAGACGCCCCCTTCGTCATATCAGCCCGAATCGGAACAGGACTAGTAAGAAGAATACTGGTAGACACCGGCGTAGACTCCAACATCCTCTTCCGAGGAGCTTTCGACAAACTCGGGCTCCGCAACGACAACCTCCAAACACACCGCCACGGTGTCACGGGCCTCGGAGACAACTTTCTCAAACCAGATGGCTCGATTACCCTTCCCATCACCATAGGAACAAGCAATCAGAGAAAGACGATCTTATCCGAATTCGTAGTCCTAAAAGACTCCACAGCCTATAACGTCATTCTCGGGAGAAAAACGATCAACGACTTCTCTGCAGTTATCTTTACCAAATACCTCCTCATGAAGTTCAGAACCGACGACGGCACCATCGGAACCATTCACGGAGACCGAGAAGTCGCAGCCGAATGCGACAACAATAGCCTAGCCCTAAGGAAAAAATCCCGAGACGCGACCGGAATATTCCTTGCCGACCTAGACGCACGACTAGACGGCTAA